A section of the Streptomyces sp. SCL15-4 genome encodes:
- a CDS encoding SSI family serine proteinase inhibitor — protein MVSLLPAPGHRRLLASLATAACLVPLLAVPAAAAGAMPPPVRPEDGGDHLTVVVRHAGAGRDGTYQVRCHPESGRHPDAAGACRALDSHTRWGEDPFAPVDPGALCTQLYGGPATARITGTWAGRPVDASYDRGDGCRIARWDRMVPLLPRMGDPA, from the coding sequence ATGGTCTCCCTCCTGCCGGCCCCCGGGCACCGCCGCCTCCTGGCGTCCCTGGCCACCGCCGCCTGCCTCGTCCCGCTCCTCGCCGTCCCCGCCGCCGCGGCCGGCGCCATGCCGCCGCCGGTCCGGCCCGAGGACGGAGGTGATCACCTCACCGTCGTGGTCCGGCACGCCGGCGCCGGGCGGGACGGGACGTACCAGGTCCGCTGCCACCCGGAGTCCGGCCGGCACCCGGACGCCGCCGGCGCCTGCCGGGCGCTCGACTCGCACACGCGCTGGGGCGAGGACCCCTTCGCGCCGGTGGACCCCGGCGCCCTCTGCACCCAGCTCTACGGCGGCCCGGCCACCGCCCGGATCACCGGCACCTGGGCCGGACGCCCGGTCGACGCCTCGTACGACCGCGGTGACGGGTGCCGGATCGCCCGCTGGGACCGCATGGTGCCCCTCCTGCCGAGGATGGGTGACCCCGCCTAG